Part of the Zingiber officinale cultivar Zhangliang chromosome 8A, Zo_v1.1, whole genome shotgun sequence genome, CTAAAatcaaaattactttagaaattaaaatatttttaggtatattaatattaatgttagtatgataatgatgaagtGTTAAGATAATAGTGaagaattatttgaaaattaataaaaaaagttatttttaattatattattccGGTTAGATTCGAGTTGATCGGGTTCAAGTTTAAGAGTTTCAAGTTGTATTCATGTTCAGATTTGGTTCAGGTTtagattttttataaaattattgttTTAACTCGACTTGAATTCGATCCGATTTATTTGAATTGACATCCcaattgtttaaaaatatttttaataaagtttaaataattttgatccaatgttaaataatattttaatataataattttctgagttcattatttaaaatttaaaatttaaaccagaaatgcatagaaattttgtTGTAATTGATAGATTGTGTAGAAATCATTCGATACCTACTGCAATATAAAATATACTTTACAATTATAATAATGTGAGAAAGTAActattttagtatttttaaatttatgatttataattcaaaatttaaaaatttatgatTTAACCCCGGAAGTTTTTTATAACATGCAGAAGTCCTAGGGCTATAATGTCTCGATAGAATGTTAAGATTGTCATCCATTTACTCGCGGTTCGAACTCGTTATGATGTatacatatgatttttttttttcaaataaggtGTGTAATTAAAGGATATTAAATTTCTGAATTGatcatattttttaatttaccttataattagtagaaaaattttatgggaagactaattatttttttatataattggtAGAAGCTATTCCTTACATGCTACAATGTGAAAAAAACCATAAACttcattaaaattaattaaaaataattattaaatagttGTTATAATCTAagctattataataatattatattaagtATTATGCGTTATTGTTATTCCGTAGAATTTACTGTTTATAACCGTTAGTCGTAATTATAATAATGACATTCATTGGAAAGtacttcttttgatttttttttttttttaagatatgcccgatttatttaatttttatactttCGAAAAATATTGATGctgacaaaataaaaaaaataaaaaataaaaaatacacagCTACTGAAAGTTGGATCACAGAGACGGGTTCTGGCCCCTACCTACCTTGACCAGCTCCTTCCGGGCCCCGCCCCCACCGTAAAAACAAATACGCTGCTGTTTCGCGTGTTCGTGTGGGCGTGAGTTGAACGAACCAAAGTACGCCGAACCAAACAACCTCCgattaaattttatattacaCATCGGGAACCATCGATCTCAATTTCGCACTCTCACTCACCGACATAGCAATAGCCGTAGCCGTAGCCGTAGCCGTAGCCGTAGCACTAGCACTAGCAAGCAGATATATCCATAGCACAATGTGGACCGAAGCCACTAGCTACGAGCTATCGATCTCCGCTATTTACCACAGTTCAAATCTCTGTCGCTAGCCCACACACTGCACCATTTCCTCCCTCCAATCATTCcccctcctcctttcttctcgaCCTTCTTCGTACGGCGGAACCCCAGCCCTCGCCCTCCTCCGACGGTACCAGCGGACGCGAGGCTCGAGCTAGGTAAGGGGACCAGTTACCAACGCCGGGGGGTTTCTAGGGTTGGCGTTCTACGGGTTCGGTTTCCTTCTTCGGCCGGGGGGATGTGATTTTGAGGCTTCGAATTGAGATCCGCGCCGCGCATTTCGGTTTCTGATCTGGTTCGGCGCGGCCTTGATGCGGATTTCGATCTCGAGAGGCGAAGGCGAGAGAGAGGGGAGTTTTCCGGCCTTGATCTGGCGTAGGGACTTAGGGTTCCGCTGCTTGAATTGTTTCGCAGAAGATGGGCTCGTGAAGGGGAATTAGGTTTCTGTTTTTTTGTCCGATGTGTTTTTTTGGAAGCTTTTAGCTGGGATGTTGAGAGAGATCGAGGGGTTTTAAGTGGAGATTTTGTATTCCGTCTTGTTGCCGTGGGATTGATTGCATGGGGAACAAGATAGGGAGGAGGAGGCAGGTGGTGGATGAGCAGTATACCAGGCCGCAGCAGGGTCTTTACCAGCATCGCGACATTGACCAGAAGAAGTTGAGGAAGCTCATTCTCGAATCCAAGTTGGCGCCTTGCTACCCTGGATGTGACGAATACGCCCTTGATTTCGAAGAGTGTCCCATCTGTTTCCTGGTTCGCTCCTATTTCTTCGTACCTAAATCtttctcatttgtttgtttataaTTCAAATTGGTTAATTTGTTGGAGCAAGACCTGATGTATGCCTGACTTATTACCCTATTCTGCTAATAGTCTATTTCTTGTCATTTGCTAGCCCTTTTGATTATATATTCTAATTTAATTTGAAGTATTCATCGCCTCTCAAAAATTAATCTATTTTTGTAGTATTATCCAAGTCTTAATCGGTCAAGGTGTTGCATGAAAGAGATATGCACAGGTAACATGAATCTATGTAATCTTGTGAAGTCCTTTCTTTTTGTCTGTTGTGCTCATCATGGCTATCTAGATTCTGATTAACGTGTGATTCTTCTTGCAGAGTGTTTCCTTCAAATGAACCCACCTGATGTAACTCGGACAACACAGTAtcctttgtattttattttttgggTGACTATTTGTTTTGcacaaaataaagtttaataCTTAACCTAATAGGTGCCCCTTTTGCAAAACGTCAAATTATGCAGTCGAATACCGTGGTATGAAGACAAAAGAGGAGAAGGGCATGGAAGAAGTTGTAAGCTTTTCAATGTGCATTATGTTGGGGCACATTTTTCGATTAGAATCGCCATGTTCATTTTcctatgaaaatttcttttttatcttGTTCTGAGTACAGGAAGAGCAGAAAGTCATTGAGGCAAAAATAAGGATTCAACAGAAGGAAATTCAAGATGAAGGTAAAAAACTAAAGAAAAGACAGGATTCAAACTCATCAAGAAGAGTGATCAATGCAGAGCACGAAATTCAAGATGAAGCAAAAAGATTGAAGAAAAGACAAGATCCGTGCTCATCAAGCAAAACAATTGATCCAGCAGATGAGTACTGTAACATAGGTAGCACCTCCCTTCCAGTTCCCACTTGATATTATCGTTCTATTTAAAATAGATTACTAAATTGATCTAATTATGCTCATTATTTGTTGTCTTAACAACACAACAGTACCATCTTTCAAACGGTCTACACAAACTAGTGAAATTGTTCCATCTCAAATCTCGTGCTCGGTGCCAGCAGGTCTGCTGCCTTCCCACTATAGAAACAGGTAGAAACCCTTCAGTTTTCTATACTAATTCAGTAGTTTGGTTCTGATATTGCTGCTGATGTACTTTCTGCAATTCATCATAGGTTGCACTGAGTGTTTTCTTATTTTATCTTTACGGCTCTGACTTCCTACTAGAGTATCTGCTTTGGAACCATCTGTATTCATATTGGTTAAAGTTTTATTGTTCACTTTTTCTTGGAATTTAAGAAATGAAATTTTCATCTTGCTGGACTTGTATCTTGTTGAACTCAATCTGCTTAAGCTTAGTATATTGATTCTTTATGACTTCATTATATGTATGTACTTTTAGATGCCAAGTTTGTTTGTATTTATTCACAAATTGAAAAGTTTCTCATTGTCCTCATTTTCTTAGACATTTTGTACTTGAGGATGCCTCTTCAAATTTCTTCCAATCTGTCCAGTTAATGATGAATGTGAATGCGCTCTTGGATCATTGAACCTGAGGCACAATGCAAATAACCATAGTATTGACATACTTTGAGAAATCGAAAGTTCCATATTACTGCAGTTAGATATAAACCCCAATAATCTTTATCTGTATTTTTCTCGAGAAATTAAACTGCCACTCAAGGTGAATGATCACTTGAGGTGATATTAGTGGTGAAACTAGGTCCGTCAGGTCAAGCATCCTTTTGAATAAACTGAACCTCTCTGAATGCATTCATGAAAACTCAAATCTAAATCCGAATTACATGGAGGAAAACCTATACTAGGTTGGATTCAGGTTCTTTAGGGTCTTATATGGGCACCAAAATCCAACCAGAAAACCTAGAATATCAGTTCGAATAGGTTTTCTTGGATCTGATACCAAGCTGGTAGGAACTTGGATCTTATCCAAGGGTCAACACCAAAAAATGGAAGGGAAAAGGTGATGATCACTTTGATGAAACCTATTACCAAATGACAGAGGTGTACTATTTCATAAACGCAAAGGAGATCTATAGAATGATTCTTTGATTGTATACAAGAGGAAGATTGCTTCAATAAAATAGCTAATTCTCAGGAAAATTAATGCCATAACTAATTCTAGAAAAAATAGACAGAAAAACTATTTCTAGAAAAGATGAAAGGAATACCTTATTCCacagaaagaaaagaagataaaTTTAAATTGAGGGGGGAGGGGGAGAGTAATAGGAGTATTTGagttaattttcttttctatagGCCATATTACTACAGTGCCCTAGGTTTGTGGCTATAAAACCACTTGGCAAACTGTAGCAGCCGGATGAGAGAGGGAGAAAGGGCAATGAAAGCCCAGAAATCATAACCATCCTTGGTTTTAATACTAAGTTTGATAGCAAACTTGCAAAAtgtaattgaaaatttaaaataattatagtaCAATTTACAAACATATATAAAGTTTGAAGAACAATAAGaatatataatgataaataaataaacaatgtgAAACTAAAACATTTAATCTAACActttaaaaacataagaaatTGATATCTCGTTTTGTCTGTGTGATAAGATTTGAATGATAAGTTCTAGATCAAACCTGAACCCTATAGTCACTTTAGCTGATAAAGGTACAGATATCTGTATGTTTGTGCCTTTTGACCAGGAAAGCTGAAACCACATAACTCAAATCTGGAGGGCGCGATGTCAAATTGCTTGATATTGTCATTGTGAAGATGAGATTCTTGATAAATCTCTGGATCTGGGGTTTCATTGTTACTGGATAGAGCCGATGGGCATCTACTTTTAGGTTCTTTTAtcctttttaaaataaagtttcagCTACTAATCCACATCATCTTCTCTTTGACTGCCACTTGGAATATATGATAAATGACTAAAAAATTCCAAAGATAATAGCAACCACTATAAATATTATTGTGGTGTATGATACA contains:
- the LOC122010214 gene encoding E3 ubiquitin-protein ligase GW2-like, which gives rise to MGNKIGRRRQVVDEQYTRPQQGLYQHRDIDQKKLRKLILESKLAPCYPGCDEYALDFEECPICFLYYPSLNRSRCCMKEICTECFLQMNPPDVTRTTQCPFCKTSNYAVEYRGMKTKEEKGMEEVEEQKVIEAKIRIQQKEIQDEGKKLKKRQDSNSSRRVINAEHEIQDEAKRLKKRQDPCSSSKTIDPADEYCNIVPSFKRSTQTSEIVPSQISCSVPAGLLPSHYRNRTDNFDVDFDHMMVREAIWLSIQEHGYHGYPAYFGNFFPGPSFSEEPYHSHGIAPEVSSYGGLACAAAALTERQPINVVSGANMPSSSTSIFDMVHRSGNLSAENMRLVQTNPSGHWSEIPLQIERELQRGDFGESSTGFWSNMTEAGTSYAGSHAMMDAGNALIPYPDRALMNQGYFVPESFEEQMMMAMSVSLVDAQGRMNSQGLMWP